A region of the Culex quinquefasciatus strain JHB chromosome 1, VPISU_Cqui_1.0_pri_paternal, whole genome shotgun sequence genome:
tgtagtcccgatttgtcccaattgggtactaaagccctatgccaatttttatgtacaacggtaaaaaacacgataaaaaaccatttctgatcactttttttcattttaatgcaaattttttttttgacaagacaacatttttccgatggatcaactatggtccccttggaacgagctgtcaagtaggagcttttctgtcaagaaggaccgcgaggttaatttttcaaaattgatttaaaaatccattttaaactctttgtgctcgtacaaagggtcattgtactcagaaaaataagctttaacgctgtaaacaataagatcagcaatctaagcttcattttaggacccaattgacggTACACATTAAGTCTTATTTatacgattttttaatttctattttttaaattttagtctctataaatttttgttttggtttataattttataatatttgaatttatttttttttaatttaatatttcgacgccaacatttcaaaaagcatcatgtacaaatcatgcgttttgaaaaaaaacgtatttcgatgccaacatttcaaaaagcatcatgtaccaaccatgcgttttgagaaaaacgcatttgaatgttgagcatccattttcaattaccatttttatataaaagcaaaataagatgttcttatgataacaaacgatgaaaaacgttgctttgttgatacttgatcatccatattcaataaaacattatttccgtaattttatttgagaaaaacaaacataacttcttttaaaatcaccaacgtcgatatcaccctgctgtcactgaggggggcgctttgttatgattcgtttttcttcgccgaatgtacatggcgcttttttcttgttgcttttttttcgtcacgaggtttatgtagccttttgtttgacaggttgacagggctatataaacagggactgctgatggcagagattttgtttatgttactttatttaaaatcatgattaaacaaactttattgaagtaacttttgctcatttttggtggagaggtagcttattagaagtacttttagaatatataataacccagaaagtgtcaaaatgtacatgatgccttttgaaatgttaccgtcgatttgaatgttgagcatcatttttcaattcccatttcaaTATAAAAGCAAACGAAGGTGTTCtaatgatatttattcatacttgatcatccatattaaataaaacattatttccgtcattatatttaagaaaaacaaacataacttcttttgaaatcaccaacgtctatttCACCCTGCTGTCGTTGGAGGGgaagctttgttatgattcgtttttcttcgccgaatgtacatggcgccttTTGCAAGTGGAGGGGaagttttgttatgattcgcTTTTCGTCGGAAAAATGTACATGGCGTCTTTTCAATGATGCTTATTTTTTCATCGCAAGGTTCATGcagtcttttatttgacagcttgacagggctatataaacatacactgctgatgccagagattttgtttatgagcaattctctacaaaaccggccgatttcgaccatttttattttttgtattttttgatttggctcaaactttgtgggggccttccctatgaccaaagaagccattttgcatcattagtttgtccatataaatttccatacaaatttggcagctgttcatacaaaaatggtacgtaaatattcgaaaatctgtaacttttgaaggaatttttgatcaatttggtgttttcggcaaagttgtaggtattgttaaggactatttagaaaaaataggcacacggaaaaaaattcccgattttattaactttttcacaaaaactcaaattctcaaaatacgtatttttgattttcgagatttttgatatgttttagggacaaaaatccgcaacttttgagctatagagaaacatggtcaaaaatctgccgccgagctatgatttttgaaaaactggtgattttggaaaaatcgaaatttcatacataaaattttttgacctcatttttaatgcaaaattgaatttgcaatcgaaaagtactgattttttgataaagggctccgttttcaagatatagccaccgaaagtttgatttcagcgaaatatttgcagttttcaatttttaaaaatagtgaccatgagtgaccatttctaaaaattttttttttgaaaagtttagaaaatttgctataaaattgtctaaaagacattgaagattggacctctggttgctgagatacagcggcttaaagaaaaagaaacacgaaaatttaagttttctaagtctcacccaatcagcccaccattttctaatgacgatatctcagcaattaatgatccgattttcaatgttaatacatgaaacattcgtgaaattttccgatctttttgaaaaaaatattttgaaaatttttaaatcaagactaacattttaaaagggccaaactttgaatattatgcccattaaaaatgctagtattgatttaatttttttcaaaatatttttttcgaaaagatcggaaaatttcacgaatgtttcatgtattaacattgaaaatcggaccattaattgctgagatatcgtcattagaaatattgggctgagacttagaaaatttcgtgtttctttttcttttaagccgctgtatcaacaaccagaggtccaatcttcaatgtctcttagacaattttatagcaaattttgaacttttcaaaaatatttttagaaatggtcactcatggtcactatttttaaaaatcgaaaactgcaaatatttcgctgaaatcaaactttcggtggctatatcttgaaaacggagccctttatcaaaaaatctgtaaagtacttttcgattgcaaattccattttgcattaaaaaatgaggtcaaaacaattttatgtatgaaatttcgattttttccaaaaatcaccagtttttcaaaaaatcataactcggcggcagattttttgaccatgtttctatagctcaaaagatgcggattttgtcccctaaaacatatcaaaaatctcgaaaatcaaaaatattttgggaatttgagttttgtgaaaaaagttaataaaaaatcgggaaatttttttccgtgtgcctattttttctaaatagtccttaacttacaactttgccaaagacaccaaattgatcaaaaaattccttcaaaagttacagattttcgaatatatacgtaccatttttgtatgaacagctgccaaatttgtatggaaatttatatggacaaactaatgatgcaaaatggcttctttggtcatagggaaggcccccacaaagtttgagccaaataaaaaaatacaaataaaattcatttccggttttggtagagaattgctcttatgtaactttatttaaaatcattattaaacagactttactgaagtaacttttgctcatttttggtggagaggtagcttattaggagtactttcaagATACGCAATACtctagaaagtgtcaaaatgtacatgatgcattttgaaatgttgccgtcgatattttgaaatatgttttttttgtacttctagttgtaaaaattctaaactctagaatttttaatagaattttaaattttcaacttttgaacttaagtattttttgatttttttactctCTGCAGAGGTTAACTTTATTCAGCTTATTGAGATGCGGCCTTGTACGGCAGCTCTGGATTTTGAATATTATTACGTTGAACCAaagttatttaaacatttttttcagtcgcATTCAATTGTGCGaatccaatttttttaatcgagaaattaaaaagagagatgtgagccgataACATGGATTGAAACTTTCCCAGCTGTCATGGAAtccttcacagcagcttgacataaagtttaactccatgtagcacttttaatttcttgattaaattaaaaaaaaaacaatgtaaacCAGTTTTTGTCTATTTGTCTGTGGTCCCCTTCAAACGATAACAATCGACGAAAAGAGTCGACGAACAAAAATTATCGACGAACCAAATGACGTTTCGCGTTTCCGGGCAAAAGaccaagaaaaagaagaaaaagcttCCTTTTCGTTGACAGCTCTTTCTCGTCGCAAGAGTCAATTTTCTAGGTAAAGTGTAAATTCCGATTTTTACGTTGAAATACGCGCCCAACCCGATCGTAAGTGGTTCCAAGTTGTTCGGGGGGACGTTCCGTGCGTGGGTTCGCGAAAGTGCGACGATTTGGGGTGTGATTTTTGCGGAAATTTTGGGGAAAAGTGCTGCCCACTTGGAGAGAGCCCATGCACGAAAAAATGGAGCTGTCAAAATAACACTCCCGGAACAACAACGCGAATCCTAACCTAGAAAATCTGCGTCAACAAAAGGGATCGATTGtaatttttgggtgttttgctTCCAGCTGCGATGGCTCCCCGCAAGAACAAAACCGTAAAGGAAGAGGTGCAGGTTTCGCTGGGACCGCAGGTCCGCGAGGGCGAGATCGTGTTCGGAGTGGCCCACATCTACGCCAGCTTCAACGACACCTTCGTCCACGTCACGGACCTTTCGGGCAAGGAAACCATCTCGCGCGTCACCGGCGGCATGAAGGTCAAGGCCGATCGTGACGAGGCCTCGCCGTACGCCGCTATGTTGGCCGCTCAGGTTGGTTGACACACTTGAACGAGATCTTGCGGATTGTTTACTAATCGGTGGAAtctgccttttttttttttaggacgTCGCCGAAAAGTGCAAGTCGCTGGGAATCACCGCGCTGCACATCAAGCTGCGTGCCACCGGCGGAAACCGCACCAAGACCCCGGGACCGGGTGCCCAGTCGGCGCTCCGCGCCCTGGCCCGTTCGTCGATGAAGATTGGCCGCATCGAGGACGTGACGCCGATCCCGTCCGATTCGACCCGCCGAAAGGGAGGTCGCCGCGGTCGTCGTCTGTAGAGAGAGGGAGTGCTGGTATTTTTGTGGTGGCTTTTTTTGTGGCGCGCTGTGCGAGTTTCCCCAATTCCACACTCAGAAATGTAATTAATGAGGaataaaatcggatgaaaaagttaaaccaaccCAGCTCAAGTGTGATTATTATTTGTGTTATATTGCGCATAATTGTTTGTGTGAGTATGGTTAAGCAGAAGCGAATTACAATTGGATAACATTTCATgagattaaataataaattaaacatCGATCTCAAATCGCTCAAGCAGCAACTTCCGGCACGGCGGCAATCCGGCCCAGCTTCAGGTAGACCCGGGTGGTCAGTGCGTGCTTCTGCGGTCCGCCCTTGGTCGGGGTGCTTGTGCTTCCGGGAGTTGCTGCGGTGGCAGCGGCGGAGGCCGCCCCAGAGCTGccacttccgggagttcctccGGCGGTCGTGGAAGCCGCCGTTACGTTCTTGTCCATGGCCGTGCTCACGTACGTGTACTGCAGCGAGAAGCCGATGACGACCTCGTCGCCGGGTTTGCAGTCCGGTGCCGGTTGCACCGCCAGCTTCATCGAGATTTGGTTCGCCTTGCGCCAAACGATGAACCTGAGTGggggagagcaaaaaaaaaaacagaatgttACATTGGGTGGAGCACATCTCAAATGCCGACGTCAAACTTAAGCCCCCTCTTGCTACTGGCATGCACTTTGTTCGTTCGAATACAGAATTCTTCACAAAGCAAGGAATGTTGAATCTGATTCTAGAGAACAAGCAAATGAAAAGATCCTTCGTTCTAAATAACTCCACTGCATCTAACGTATCAAACGCTTGTCTTATGGCCATTGCCAGAAGCTATACTTTGAAATGAAATTCTATCCGTTGATAAGTTTTGCCACAATGATGAAAAATGAGTGTGAGCGCCATCGTTACCAACATTGTATCACCTTGATCTGCGTTCTAATGAGAAGAGTATCTTCCTTCTGCAGTGGAATATTCTGCCGTTTTCTTATGATTATAGAACATGCAGGTACCAAGTTCCGTAAAGATAGCTGTTTTGTGGCGCAACGATTGTACACTCCAGTCACGGTTAGAGGCAGTTGTGATCGTGAACGATTGGAGTAACTGGAGATTGTTCGAactagttttttgttgttgatctCGATCGGACCGAAAGAAGCCTGGCTATTCTATTTTCAACAGCTTTGCATTTCGGTACTTGACCTTCTCGTCGGTGATAGAGAAGCGCTCGTTTTGCATGCAAGTCCCCTGTGTGTTTGTGTCTTGGGAATGTTAAACGAATACCCCGGATGGCGTCCTGGCTAAGAAAACTGTAAAAAGAATAGAAATTTGtcagaaaacttcaattaaACTCACTTCGGATCCTCCTGCTGCGACGCCACCACCTCGTCAAACTCGGCCGAATCGTCCCGGTGGTGCAGCACGAAGCTCGAATCGGGCAACTTGAACGTTCCATTAACCTGCTGCTGCACCATCCGCGGATCTTCCAACAGGGCCGCCTGCTTCGAGGCCAAACTGCTCGTGCCCGAGGTCAACCCCGCGGCCGACAGCATCAGCGACGAGGACGTCGACGACGAGATGGTCGCCTCCGCGGACAGTTTGAGCTCTTCGATCATGAGACGTTCCTCCTCGTCGGTTGGCAGCTCCATGATCGTGATGGTCATGTCGTTGATGGTTGGATTGATCAGCTTCAGCAGCAGAACGGCCTCCTGGTTCAGCTTGAGCGGCTCGCACCGGATGAAGCGCACCTCCGGAACGTGGTACGCGGCGAACATCGCAATGCGGTACTTGATCGAGCTCGGGTTGTACTCGGACTTGGTCACGTTGTGGTCGCACTGGCGGCACCGCAGCGAACGCTTGATCGAGAGCAGCTTGTGCTGCGGGTAGAGCTTGTTCACCGTGAACGGTTGCTTGGCCGGCTGGGCCAACCGCTGCTGCAGCGTCGTAATGTTCTTCAGCTGAATCGGCTTCGTCAGCAAATCCTCCGGAAGCTCATCAACGGCTTCACTCGCCACCGACCGGTTGATCGACGACGGCGTCGCCTTTATCTGCGCCTTACTAT
Encoded here:
- the LOC119765394 gene encoding dynactin subunit 4, whose product is MAFFMLPNVVEYACVCGLLSPLTKLYFCRYCLKIRCGFCVCHEVDSHFCCNCLENIPSSEAKIRKNRCNTCFNCPSCQHTLSVRASSSTVVPAAAPAAAAGEEGKKEEPPAAVVAKQITRKMYYLACLNCRWSSRDVGIPDQSVATGQWPEPEYANATRFGLLLEHYQSVVLHEKQEKQELWRRKTPKTSKFPSLTDRTGLTVSMIRRQMGWTDSKAQIKATPSSINRSVASEAVDELPEDLLTKPIQLKNITTLQQRLAQPAKQPFTVNKLYPQHKLLSIKRSLRCRQCDHNVTKSEYNPSSIKYRIAMFAAYHVPEVRFIRCEPLKLNQEAVLLLKLINPTINDMTITIMELPTDEEERLMIEELKLSAEATISSSTSSSLMLSAAGLTSGTSSLASKQAALLEDPRMVQQQVNGTFKLPDSSFVLHHRDDSAEFDEVVASQQEDPKFIVWRKANQISMKLAVQPAPDCKPGDEVVIGFSLQYTYVSTAMDKNVTAASTTAGGTPGSGSSGAASAAATAATPGSTSTPTKGGPQKHALTTRVYLKLGRIAAVPEVAA
- the LOC119765395 gene encoding 40S ribosomal protein S14; this encodes MAPRKNKTVKEEVQVSLGPQVREGEIVFGVAHIYASFNDTFVHVTDLSGKETISRVTGGMKVKADRDEASPYAAMLAAQDVAEKCKSLGITALHIKLRATGGNRTKTPGPGAQSALRALARSSMKIGRIEDVTPIPSDSTRRKGGRRGRRL